The following proteins come from a genomic window of Platichthys flesus chromosome 1, fPlaFle2.1, whole genome shotgun sequence:
- the pkd1l3 gene encoding polycystin-1-like protein 2: MAINIAFWNIPINEDSPVILSLGSLHITWQELMVGVQSGLLMFPINILIITIFRSIRPRIISTPQKDDCEESLRRSAVTIPTILKDTEELISLVSKSPRNKISETSRLETTADLLSSLDRVHEFIQLMQGESESDPHWVYCSKFLLAGLCHLLMDLEKLDGKNFPSPEEYQQALNVTNVLVRKAEMVFSSHLAYCPPPVKKKQRRTGGCWLPWWCVFLGWFLLLSISAVSTYFTLLYGFQYGKDKSVKWVMSLGLSLFQSIFILQPLKVIGIAVFFALLLKPVSVEETEEVEQVLLEQQDRGRRYSGRHTL; this comes from the exons ATGGCCATTAACATCGCCTTCTGGAACATTCCTATAAATGAGGACTCGCCAGTGATTCTTTCATTAG GGTCGTTGCACATCACCTGGCAGGAGCTGATGGTGGGCGTTCAGAGTGGTCTCCTCATGTTCCCAATCAAtatcctcatcatcaccatcttccGCAGCATCCGACCCCGCATCATTTCAACTCCTCAGAAAGACGACTGTGAGGAGAGCCTGAGACGCAGTGCGGTTACCATACCGACTATTCTCAAG GACACAGAGGAGTTGATTTCTCTGGTGAGCAAAAGTCCGAGGAACAAGATATCAGAGACTTCCAGGCTGGAGACCACAGCTGACCTCTTATCCAGCTTGGACAGGGTCCATGAGTTCATCCAACTCATGCaag gggagagtgagagtgaCCCTCACTGGGTTTACTGCAGCAAGTTCCTCCTCGCTGGTCTCTGTCATCTCCTGATGGACCTGGAAAAGCTGGATGGCAAAAACTTCCCGAGTCCAGAGGAGTACCAGCAGGCACTTAACGTCACCAACGTGCTGGTTCGCAAGGCGGAGATGGTCTTCAGCAGCCACTTGGCCTACTG CCCACCTCCTGTgaaaaagaagcagaggaggacggggggCTGCTGGCTGCCCTGGTGGTGTGTGTTCCTGGGCTGGTTCCTGCTGCTGTCCATCAGCGCAGTGTCCACCTACTTCACCCTCTTGTACGGTTTTCAGTACGGCAAAGATAAGTCCGTCAAGTGGGTCATGTCTCTGGGCCTGTCCCTCTTCCAGAGCATCTTCATACTGCAGCCGCTCAAG GTGATCGGCATCGCTGTGTTCTTTGCCCTGCTGCTCAAACCTGTATCTGTGGAGGAGACTGAGGAAGTAGAGCAAGTGCTGTTAG AGCAACAAGACAGGGGCAGGCGCTACTCCGGCAGACACACGCTGTGA
- the ist1 gene encoding IST1 homolog — MLGGGFKAERLRVNLRLVINRLKLLEKKKTELAQKARKEIADYLSSGKDERARIRVEHIIREDYLVEAMEILELYCDLLLARFGLIQSMKELDPGLQEAVSTLIWAAPRLQAEVSELKIVAEQLCAKYSKEYGKLCRTNQIGTVNDRLMHKLNVEAPPKILVERYLIEIAKNYNVPYEPDAMVRPEVAPGEEADLIDVDNDKKFGGGGAGGGGGGGGGGGGGFAMPFAGAMPMGMPMPMPMPTAFNYPSPKGAEPFNAPVGTYDNFQNHMGGGQPPQLPNFPPTYESIDDLTDKPFVPSQAVGPGPSSKFFDNNALPELPSVPDTLPSSSFGGNATNSDDIDFDDLTRRFEELKKKT; from the exons ATGCTGGGAGGAGGATTCAAAGCAGAGAGGCTGAGAGTGAACCTCCGGCTGGTCATCAACCGACTCAAACTCcttgagaaaaagaaga CTGAGCTCGCTCAAAAGGCAAGGAAGGAGATCGCAGATTACCTGTCATCAGGAAAAGATGAGCGGGCTCGGATCCGCGTGGAGCACATCATCAGAGAGGACTACCTGGTGGAAGCCATGGAGATCCTGGAACTGTACTGCGACCTGCTGCTGGCTCGCTTTGGCCTCATTCAATCAATGAA GGAACTGGATCCAGGCTTGCAGGAAGCAGTGTCCACTCTCATCTGGGCAGCGCCTCGTCTTCAAGCAGAAGTGTCTGAACTAAAAATT GTGGCTGAACAGCTATGTGCAAAATATAGCAAGGAGTACGGCAAGCTGTGCAGGACAAACCAAATTGGCACAGTCAATGACAGG ctGATGCACAAACTGAACGTAGAGGCCCCTCCCAAGATCTTGGTAGAGCGCTACCTGATTGAGATCGCCAAGAACTATAATGTGCCGTACGAACCTGACGCCATGGTCCGG CCTGAGGTGGCTCCTGGCGAGGAGGCAGACCTGATTGACGTGGACAATGACAAGAAGtttggaggtggaggagcaggaggaggaggaggaggtggtggtggtggtggaggaggtttcGCTATGCCTTTTGCTGGTGCTATGCCTATGGGCATGCCGATGCCTATGCCAATGCCAACAGCTTTCAACTATCCATCTCCCAAAGGAGCC gaaCCGTTTAATGCTCCAGTTGGAACCTATGACAACTTCCAGAACCACATGGGAGGAGGGCAGCCGCCTCAGCTGCCCAATTTCCCCCCCACATACGAGTCC attgATGACCTAACTGATAAGCCTTTTGTTCCTTCCCAGGCTGTAG GTCCTGGACCGTCATCTAAGTTTTTTGACAACAACGCTCTCCCAGAACTCCCCTCGGTTCCAGACACACTCCCATCATCGTCCTTCGGCGGCAACGCCACCAACTCAGATGACATCGACTTCGATGACTTAACACGACGAtttgaggagctgaagaagaagacttAA